Proteins from a genomic interval of Schistocerca serialis cubense isolate TAMUIC-IGC-003099 chromosome 11, iqSchSeri2.2, whole genome shotgun sequence:
- the LOC126427036 gene encoding uncharacterized protein LOC126427036, with protein MAHLNDLSLKLQKENNLINDMISKINAFQYKLKLLKNDLSVKNTQHFPELASVQEGAHFEKYVEVLQSLENAFNDRFQEITYLQPILDVFVKPFSTDIESAPSDLHF; from the exons atggctcacttaaatgatttaagtctgaaactccaaaaagaaaacaatctcatcaacgatatgatcagcaaaataaacgctttccagtataaactgaagctcctcaaaaacgaCCTTTCAgtgaaaaatacgcaacactttcctgaactag catctgtgcaggaaggagcgcactttgaaaaatacgtcgaggtgctacaatccctcgaaaatgcgtttaacgaccgattccag gaaattacctacctgcagccaattctcgatgtttttgtgaaacctttttcgacggatattgaaagtgcgccttcagatttacatttctga